Below is a window of Rhodopseudomonas sp. P2A-2r DNA.
GCGAATTCCTCGTCGTGAGCTCCACCTTCGCGCGGCAGCCGTTGCTCGCGATCATACTCGTCTTCGGAATTTTGCTGGCCTTCGGTGCGTTGATGCTGCGGCTCACAAGCGTCGCGTTCGGCGATCCTCGCGGCAGCCTCGCCCCTTCAAACGCTTCCTATGTTCCGATGGTTGCGCATCTCTCGTTGGTCTTGATCGCGGGCGTATATCTTCCGTCGCCGCTCGTCGTCTGGTTCCAGCATGTCGCAAATCTTCTCGGATAGCGTGAGGACAGAGGGCGATGCCGTCGTTGACCAATCTCTTGCAGGAAGGATGCCCAGTCCAGCACAGCCCATGGCCGCGATCCGCGGTCGATGCCTCCGTCTGGAAACGTGCAGCAGACGAACTGGCGCACGGCAACTGGAATCTGCTCGGCCTGTGGGCGGAACCTTCGACGGTACATATGGCCTTGATGGACGAGAAGACGGCAGAAATCGGTGTCATCAGCCTTGATTGTCCCGATCGCAGTTATCCGTCAGTCAGCAAGCATCATCCGCCGGCGGTTCGATTGGAGCGCGCCATCCGCGACCTGTTCGGACTGTCGGCAGAGGGCTTGCCCGATCCGCGTCCGTGGCTCGACCATGACCGTTGGGACGTGCGCTTCCCGTTGGGAGATCGCCTGGACGGCCTTTCGCAGCTATCGCCCTATCCCTTCCTGCCTGTGAAAGGCGATAGCCTGAACCAGATCGCCGTCGGTCCGGTGCACGCGGGTATCATCGAGCCCGGACATTTTCGATTCACAGCAAGCGGGGAGACCATAGTCCGACTGGAACAACGGCTGGGCTATGCGCACAAAGGTGTCGAGGGACTCATGCTTGGCGCCAGTCTCGAGCGGGCCGTCCGACTGGCTGGACGCGTATCGGGCGACAGCACTGTCGCCTATGCCTATGCGTTTTCGAGAGCGGTAGAAGCGGCCCTTGACCTAGTCGCACCTGATCGCGCGGTCTGGCTGCGCGCGTTGCTGGCGGAACTCGAGCGGCTTGCCAACCATCTCGGCGACTTCGGCGCCATCTGCAACGACGCCTCGTTCGGCTTGATTCACGCGCATACCAGCGTGCTACGCGAGAGCATACTGCGCGCTGCCGGTACCGCATTCGGTCACCGCCTGATGCGGGACATCATCCTACCCGGGGGTGTTGCCTGTGACCTAAGCGACGGCGGGAGAGGGGCGATCCTGACCGCGGTCCACGACGTCTCTCTCCGTTTACCCGCGCTGGTCGAACTTTACGACAATACAGCATCCCTGCAGGATCGTACGGTTGATACGGGTTTGCTCAAGCCCGCATTGGCCAAACAATATGCAGCAGGGGGTTACATAGGTCGCGCTTCCGGAAGATCCTTCGATGCGCGGCGGTCCCTTGCCTATCCGCCCTATGATAGCCTGCGCTTCGAGGTGCCGACCCTGCATGAGGGGGATGTCAATGCGCGCGTGTGGATCCGTGTGCGGGAAGTCGAGCAGTCTCTTTCACTAATTGACGAGATACTGACCCGGCTTCCCCGGGGCCCGACGGGCGAGCATGTCGGGAGCCAGCGCGAGGTACGCGAAGGCATGGCGATCGTCGAGGGGTTCCGCGGCGACATCCTTGTCTGGCTTCGCTTGCGCGAGGGGCAGGTCGAAAGATGTCATCTGCGCGACCCGTCGTGGTTTCAGTGGCCACTTCTTGAGGCCGCAATTGAAGGCAATATCGCCGCCGACTTCCCGCTTTGCAACAAATCCTTCAACTGCTCCTATTCAGGCCACGATCTCTGAGGAATAGCACAAGATGCGCAAGCTGCTTTTTGAAAGCCTGTTTCGCCGGCCGTTCACCGAAAAGGCGCCGTCTGGAGACGATGAAGCGCAGGCCCAACTGGCAAGGGCTGTGGGCATTGCCGCGCGAAAGCGTCTCGGAAAGAGCCTCTCTATACGAGAAGTCGATGCCGGCTCCTGCAATGGGTGCGAACTTGAAATTCATGCGTTGAACAACGCATACTATGATGTGGAGCGCTTCGGATTCCGGTTCGTAGCGTCGCCACGTCATGCCGATCTGATGTTGGTAACCGGACCGGTGACGAAGAATATGCGCCAGGCGTTAGAGCTTACTTACCATGCAATTCCCAATCCGAAATGGGTCGTCTCCGTAGGCGATTGCGGCCGAGATGGCGGCTGCTTTGCTGGAAGCTATGCTGTGGTCGGAGGTGTTTCGCAAGTAATTCCTGTCGATCTTCATATTCCCGGTTGTCCTCCGCCGCCGATCAAGATTTTACGGGGCCTGCTTGCATTGTTCGATTGAAGGCACGATTCGGACTATCTCGATCCGTTATTCGCAAGGGCCGAAAGGCGTTTCTCACATCGTAGGTGAAGCGCTTAACCTTGCCCTGAATTCTATCGCGATGTTCTCGATATCGACTTTGACCACAAAGTCTTCTCTCGTAATGGCACGATCTATAAATAGCGAGTATGATTTGCGGCGCTAGGGATTGGCCCATTCTTTTCGATGGGTAGACGTTCGGTCAGGCGATAGCGCCATGATATCAAAAGATAACGACGCGAATGAATCGTTCGGAAGTATTGTAATTCGAAGCGCGTTTTCAGCCGTGCTCACTTTCATCGTGGGGGCGATCTTGTACGCAATTTTTGGCCCATCCGCCGTCGGCGCGATATTGTTCGCGGTGGCCTGTGGCGTCATTTCGATCGCTTCAGCCTACATTTGATCTCGCATAGGTTTCTGTCGATCGGCGTTTCGTAGAGGAAGTTGGGCGACTTTTCGCGGATCGGGCTCTTGAGAAAAATCGTCAGAGCCTTGCGCCCAACGCCTGTTTGAGACCGCCGTGCAGTCTGAGCTGCAGGCGCTCCTCGACATCCAAAGCCGCAGCTTCTTGTAGTTGATGAGGGCGCCTGCGATGCGCCACATCTGGACCGGCGGCGATAGCCAAAGCGGCGCTGGTCGGATGCTCGGTATCCCTCCGCCGTGGGCCGCCTTGCGAGATGTATGGGGACGGTGAAGACATAGGCGTATGACTAGTCATACGCCTATTCCGAAGATTTCCCGTCTCGACGTCGTTGCGACGGGGGCGCGGCGGCGCTGGACGCTTGAGGAGAAGCAACGGGTCGTTGCGGAGAGCTATGCCGGCCCGCGGCTGGTGTCGGCGACAGCGCGTCGGAACGGCTTGTCTGCGAGCCAGCTGTTCACATGGCGGCGGTTGGCCCGGGATGGCCGACTGGCGGAAGCGGATGAGATGACGACTTTTGCATCGGCGATCATCGGCGACAATGGTGCGTCGCCCATGCCGGAACGACTTGATGCCATGCGACGGAGTGAGCTACCTCAGCCATGCGGGGGTGCGACGCCGGGAGGGATTGAGATCGTGCTAGTGCGCGGGCATCGGGTGATTGTCGACCATGGCGTCGATGTGACGGTGCTGGCGCGGGTTCTGGCGTTGCTGGAACGGCCATGATCCCGATGCCGGGCAATGTGCGGGTGTGGCTGGCGACCGGGCACACCGACATGCGGAAGGGCTTTGCCAGCCTGTCGCTTCAGGTGCAGGAGGTGCTGCGGCGGGATCCGCTGAGCGGGCACCTGTTTTGCTTCCGCGGTCGCAGCGGCAATCTTTTGAAGGTGATCTGGCATGACGGCCAGGGCGCATGCCTGTTCACGAAGCGGTTGGAGCGCGGGCGTTTCCTCTGGCCAAGCCAGGCCGACGGTGCGGTGACGATCTCGCCCGCCCAGCTCAGTTATCTTCTGTCTGGAATTGACTGGCGCCATCCGCAGGAAACCTGGCGTCCGACCTCGGTCGGCTGAAATTGGGCTTGCAGATGGCGGCGGATGTGATTCCATCATTGCCATGAAAGACGCTTATGAACCGCTTCCATCGGATCTTGCCGCTGCCCATGCGATGATCATCGCGGAGCGCGCTGCGCGTCTTGAAGCTGAGAGCAATGCTGCGATCGCCAAGGCCGAGGCGGCCAATGCGCAGGCGGATCTTTCCAGCAGCGAAGCCCTGATCGCCCATCTCGAACTGGCAATCGAGAAGCTGCGCCGCGAGCTTTACGGCAGCCGTTCGGAGCGCAAGGCGCGGCTGCTTGAGCAGATGGAATTGCAGCTGGAAGATCTCGAGGCTGCGGCGACCGAGGATGAACTGGCGGCTGAACAGGCGGCCGCCCGGGCGCAAACGATCCAATCATTCCAACGCAAGCGGCCGTCGCGCAAACCCTTCCCTGATCATCTGCCGCGCGAGCGTGTGGTGATCGCCGCACCGCAGAGCTGTCCGTGCTGTGGGTCCTTGAGGCTGTCGAAATTGGGCGAGGACGTCACCGAGACGCTGGAAGTGATCCCGCGGCAATGGAAGGTGATCCAGACAGTGCGGGAGAGGTTCTCGTGCCGAAACTGCGAGATCATCACGCAACCGCTGCGCCGTTCCATGTGACGCCACGCGGCTTCGCCGGGCCGAATTTGCTGGCGATGATCCTGTTCGAGAAGTTCGGTCAGCATCAGCCGTTGAACCGGCAGAGCGAGCGCTACCGGCGCGAGGGCATTGACCTCGGGGTCTCGACGCTGGCCGACCAGGTTGGTACCTGCACGATGGTGCTGCAGCCCCTGCATGCGCTGATCGAGGCCCATGTCCTTGCAGCCGAACGTCTACATGGCGACGACACCACTGTGCCGATCCTGGCGAAAGGTAAGACGGTCACCGGCCATATCTGGACCTATGTCCGCGACGATCGTCCGTTTGGCAGTTGCGCGCCGCCGGCGGCGCTTTATTACGCATCACGGGATCGAAGGCATGAACACCCCTCGGGCATCTTCAAGGCTTCGCCGGCATTCTGCAGGCTGACGCCTATGGCGGGTATAACGGACTTTACGAGCCGTCTCGTTCGCCGGGACCGATCACGTCGGCGCTATGCTGGAGCCATGCAAGATGTCAGTTCTTCGAACTGGCCGATATCGCTGCCAATGCCCGTCGCGGCAAGAACGCGCCGGCGATCTCGCCGATTGCGCTGGAGGCGGTCAAGCGCATCGACGCGCTGTTCGACATCGAGCGCGGCCTCAATGGCCTGAGCGCCGATGAATGCCTGCGGGTGCGCCGGCAACAGAGTGCGCCGCTGCTGGCTGCTCTGGAAGCATGGCTGCGCGACGAGCGGTCTCGCCTGTCACGATCGGCCTCTGTCGCCAAGCCGATCGACTACATGCTCAAGCGTTGGGGCCGGTTCGCTCACTTCGTCGACGATGGCCGGATCTGTCTGACAAATAATGCGGCTGAGAGGGCGCTTCGTGGATTTGCACTGGGGCGCAAGTCGTGGCTGTTTGCCGGCTCGGAACGCGGTGCCGACCGAGCGGCGGCCATGGCCACGCTGATCATGACGGCGAAGCTCAACGACGTCGATCCGCAGGCCTGGCTTGCCGACGTTCTGGCCCGCATCAACGACCACAGCAGCGCTGATCTCGCCGCGCTGCTACCGTGGCACTGGGCGGCGGCCCGCGAGCGTCGTACAATGGCGGCATGACCGCCGATACCATCGCCCGTCTCAAGATCACGCTCGACGATGTCGAGCCCGCGGTGCTGCGCCGTGTCGAGGTTCCGTTCGACATTCGGCTGGACCGCCTGCATCTGATAGTGCAGGCAGCGATGGGTTGGACCAACAGCCATCTCTATGAAATCCGCGCCGGCGGCGCTGGCTGGGGACAGCCCGATCCAGATTGGCCCGACGGCCCGCTCGACGCCCGCAAGGCGCGGCTCGACGATATTATCGAAGACACCGGAACCAGAACCCTGCGCTATCTCTATGACTTCGGCGATGGTTGGGACCACACCATCAAGATCGAGCGGCTGATCGATCCGGAATTTGGCATCCGCTATCCGCGCCTCCTGGAGGCCGTTGGGCGCTGCCCTCCGGAAGATGTGGGTGGTCCAATCGGCTACGCCGAAGCCCTCGAGGCCATCAGCGATCCGAAGCACGAGCGCCATGAAGAGTGCAAGGAATGGATGCCGGAAAACTTTGATCCGTCCGTCGTCAATCCCGAGTGGCTGGCGGACGAACTTATGATTCTCGCCAAGCGCTGGTCCCGGACGACTGCCAAGCGCCCAAAAGCAACATAGCCTGCGGTCTTCGGCGGATGGTTACGATGCTCGCGCGACGCAGCTGGGTTCGGAGTGGTGTTCGGCGCTCCGAACGATGGCGCCATCGTCGCGGTTGACGTGTTGACGATCAGCCGGATGCAGACGAAACGGCTGGCGACATGCCCGACGGCGGCAATGGGGGCTGACGTTGCTCTGCCTGGGGCATCGGGCATTGTCTGGAAGATCAGTATCGCCAGCGCGTTAACAAAGCCAGTCGTCGCTGAGCGTGACACAAATTTCATGAGGGGGCCGAGCCTCAGGGTCGCGGCGGCGATCTGGATGAAACCCATATGAACAGTTGATGCGAACAGATATTGCAGGCCGTTGTCTCACACCCAATGTTATCTTCAGTATCGCGGCGGACGCAGTCGGTGCCGAGATCGACCTGAAAAGCGGGGAGAGATTTCTGCTATTTCATGAGGGGGTCCGGGGATAGGCGCCTGATCGAGCGCCCCACAAATCGGCTCCAGCGGAGCCTCGATGTTGACCTCGCCGCAGTGCGAAATCCCGTCTTTCCGGTGCGTCGCAGCGTGTACTTTTGATAATCGGACACTGGAATGTCGACGGCAGATGGGATATATTAAACGTGAATAGAAACATATCAAGCATTATTTAGACTGTAAGAGGCATGACATGTGCCGTTTTGGGGGGTATAATTTGTGGGCGGTCTATGCCGTCGGCATGTCGTTTGACGGTTTCTGGAACTCTTTGTTTCGGGCATCTGCTCTTTGAAAACTGCATCGCATTTGCCGTTGGTCCGCGCGGGTATCTCCGGAGCAATTATGCAAGGCGTGGCGATATCGCTTTCGACACCTTTCGTCATTGCACTCATCCAACCCGGGTTTGATCGGAACGACCTCTCTTTTGATGTCGTTCATCTACTTAAGCTGACGTACCTGTTGCTCGCCGTGGGGGTAGCCCTTACAAAAAACCGGTTTGTGGAATCTACGGCCGCTGCTATCGCTACCGCATCCCGAAAAATGAACCGTTCGGAGCCGGCGGCTGCGGCCAGCACACTGCTCCTCTGCCTCTGGATCTGCACGGTTGGACTGGCTGCAATGACAATTGCTACTTCGCCAACGGCGGTCCCTGTAGACTTGTGGCAGTTGGGTCCTTTCGGAACCGGACAGGTACTGTGGTCCGCCACTACCAGCATCGGTGTCGCGGCTTTCGGGGCCAATGCCCAGGCAGCGAACCAGGCGCAGGACAAAGCCAGCCGCGGGTGAAGCGAATTCTGGCGGTGTTTGCTGGCTGTTCGAGGGCTCGCCCGCCAAGTCGGAGAACGAAGGAAGGGGTTGGGACATCCATGCAGGTCATCTACACCAGCGACGTGAGTGAAGCCCGACTCTGCCGAAGGGCGCAGTATTCGGGAGCGATCACGGCCGTTTCCGTCGGCGACATTGTAGCGACGGGTATCGTCCATTCGGTCATGGAAGAGAAGTCCAGCGAGTCCCAACGCTGGACCATCAAGATCATTCCCAAGGAAATTCCGAACTTTAAGCCTGCGCTCCCTCGCTGTACCCCAAGCGGCTGAATATTGGTCAATTCTTATAGCGATCCAATTGGCGCAATTGCTTGCGGCTTCGTCGATCGCCCGGGCGAAACATCAGACCCCCGCTTGAGTTCAGGAGGCTATCGTGGACGGCAATATATTTAACAGTGCGGGGACGCAGGTCGGCGTGGTTCGGGGCGGGAACGCCTTCAACCTCAAGGGCGAGAAACTCTATCGCATCAAGGGTGCCAACATCTATACACTAACGGGGGCGCTCGTCGGCCATTTGGCCGATGCTCGGAGCTCCGAACGGCACCTAGTTAAAGCGACGGACAAACTGTTTTCCGCCGTTTGACGAAATCATAACGTCGAGGGCTGAACCACGGACGGGGTTCGTGGAGATGCAGGGGCCGGATCACAGCGAGGTTCGACATGCCCGGGATTCGAAATTCTGTGGAACCGTAGCCAGTGTCAATGATCGGCGGCATCGACCAATTTTAGCCATTCCGATGCCATTCCTCGCAAAATTTCCCGGCACTCCATGTCCGTCGCGCGTTTTGCCAGAATAACGCAGTACTCAGCGTACCCGACGTATTGCTCGCGCTTTTCGATAGTCATGATTTTCATTCCTTGCTCCTTGCCGCCGTCCGCAATGATGGTGCGGCCGATCGGGGACGTATTGGCCGCCATTCTTGGCCGAGCGATGGACCGGCAGTTCAATCTCAATATCAAGGTTCCATGGGCGTAAGAGCGACGTGAAGCATGTCATTGTGGCAGATCGAATTCAGGATTCCGTCGTTGTCCCAACGTATCTTCACCGCGCTCCAACCGTTTTCGACAACTTGGCCGCGATCACTCGCCCGACCTTGCCAGTACACGTCTTCCCCAACCTTCAGCCGCCTGGATCGATCGCCGCTCATTGCAATGCCTCATCTCTTGAACTGAAAGGGGAGGGCGCTACGCCAGCAT
It encodes the following:
- a CDS encoding NADH-quinone oxidoreductase subunit C, with the protein product MPSLTNLLQEGCPVQHSPWPRSAVDASVWKRAADELAHGNWNLLGLWAEPSTVHMALMDEKTAEIGVISLDCPDRSYPSVSKHHPPAVRLERAIRDLFGLSAEGLPDPRPWLDHDRWDVRFPLGDRLDGLSQLSPYPFLPVKGDSLNQIAVGPVHAGIIEPGHFRFTASGETIVRLEQRLGYAHKGVEGLMLGASLERAVRLAGRVSGDSTVAYAYAFSRAVEAALDLVAPDRAVWLRALLAELERLANHLGDFGAICNDASFGLIHAHTSVLRESILRAAGTAFGHRLMRDIILPGGVACDLSDGGRGAILTAVHDVSLRLPALVELYDNTASLQDRTVDTGLLKPALAKQYAAGGYIGRASGRSFDARRSLAYPPYDSLRFEVPTLHEGDVNARVWIRVREVEQSLSLIDEILTRLPRGPTGEHVGSQREVREGMAIVEGFRGDILVWLRLREGQVERCHLRDPSWFQWPLLEAAIEGNIAADFPLCNKSFNCSYSGHDL
- a CDS encoding NADH-quinone oxidoreductase subunit B family protein produces the protein MRKLLFESLFRRPFTEKAPSGDDEAQAQLARAVGIAARKRLGKSLSIREVDAGSCNGCELEIHALNNAYYDVERFGFRFVASPRHADLMLVTGPVTKNMRQALELTYHAIPNPKWVVSVGDCGRDGGCFAGSYAVVGGVSQVIPVDLHIPGCPPPPIKILRGLLALFD
- the tnpA gene encoding IS66-like element accessory protein TnpA, translating into MTSHTPIPKISRLDVVATGARRRWTLEEKQRVVAESYAGPRLVSATARRNGLSASQLFTWRRLARDGRLAEADEMTTFASAIIGDNGASPMPERLDAMRRSELPQPCGGATPGGIEIVLVRGHRVIVDHGVDVTVLARVLALLERP
- the tnpB gene encoding IS66 family insertion sequence element accessory protein TnpB (TnpB, as the term is used for proteins encoded by IS66 family insertion elements, is considered an accessory protein, since TnpC, encoded by a neighboring gene, is a DDE family transposase.), yielding MIPMPGNVRVWLATGHTDMRKGFASLSLQVQEVLRRDPLSGHLFCFRGRSGNLLKVIWHDGQGACLFTKRLERGRFLWPSQADGAVTISPAQLSYLLSGIDWRHPQETWRPTSVG
- a CDS encoding plasmid pRiA4b ORF-3 family protein yields the protein MTADTIARLKITLDDVEPAVLRRVEVPFDIRLDRLHLIVQAAMGWTNSHLYEIRAGGAGWGQPDPDWPDGPLDARKARLDDIIEDTGTRTLRYLYDFGDGWDHTIKIERLIDPEFGIRYPRLLEAVGRCPPEDVGGPIGYAEALEAISDPKHERHEECKEWMPENFDPSVVNPEWLADELMILAKRWSRTTAKRPKAT